The following coding sequences lie in one Candidatus Promineifilum breve genomic window:
- a CDS encoding FxsA family protein yields MNLLSRSTLAYIRAHDATAAAHLEAAGATTPAPTRHAPRRAVIDNRPALVVIWREWYGRGEPAGDEDAIEGEWEEVD; encoded by the coding sequence ATGAACCTACTCTCGCGCTCAACACTAGCCTACATCCGCGCCCACGATGCAACCGCCGCCGCGCACCTCGAAGCCGCCGGCGCCACGACGCCCGCGCCGACGCGCCACGCGCCACGCCGGGCCGTCATCGACAACCGGCCGGCGCTGGTTGTCATCTGGCGTGAATGGTATGGCCGGGGTGAGCCGGCCGGGGATGAGGACGCGATAGAGGGGGAATGGGAGGAAGTGGATTAA
- a CDS encoding helix-turn-helix domain-containing protein, with protein sequence MAERSRLTGQPVTYDLITQATGISSNTLSLLARGKSSMVGISVIERLIDYFACDVAHLIVYVPATPQDEQPD encoded by the coding sequence ATGGCAGAAAGGAGCCGGCTAACCGGCCAGCCAGTCACCTATGACCTTATCACCCAGGCCACCGGGATTAGCTCCAATACATTAAGCCTGCTGGCCCGTGGTAAATCGAGCATGGTGGGTATCTCGGTCATTGAAAGGCTGATAGACTATTTCGCCTGTGACGTGGCCCATCTGATTGTCTACGTACCGGCCACGCCCCAGGACGAACAGCCCGATTAA